TACCGCATGTGGATTGTGGGGGGTGAGTTGGTTCATGGGCAAACGGCTGGATAGCGCGTGGGGCGTGCTGTTGCCCTGCACGGCGTTGCCGCTGTTGGCAATGATGCAGCTCTCTTACAGCGAATGGCGGCTGGTGATGATTATCGCTTTGCTGCTGACTGCGACCATGCTGTTTCATAAAACGCTGCGTCACTATTTGCTGTTGCCATCCTGTCTGGCTCTGGCGGGCGCACTGGCGGCCATTTCACTGAATTTTACCACGGGATAAGCGCCCGCAGGGCGGCGTGAAACAATAGCGTCTGGATGATGAAACAGGATTGATCAGGAAAACGTGCAGAAAACAGCAGGGGAATAATGCAGTGAAGCAGAAGAGAAAAAGACAACTGGTGCGAAGAGAGGGACTTGAACCCTCACGTCCGTTAAGACACTAACACCTGAAGCTAGCGCGTCTACCAATTCCGCCACCTTCGCAATAAGTTGTCCTGAATTATATCACCGCATGGTGCGAAGAGAGGGACTTGAACCCTCACGTCCGTTAAGACACTAACACCTGAAGCTAGCGCGTCTACCAATTCCGCCACCTTCGCGCAAATGCTGTGCGATATAAAACAGTTGTGATGTTTGGTGCGAAGAGAGGGACTTGAACCCTCACGTCCGTTAAGACACTAACACCTGAAGCTAGCGCGTCTACCAATTCCGCCACCTTCGCATACCCGCAACACGAAACCGTATTGCCACCACGGAGGCGCATTCTAGAGGTTTTACTCAGGACGTCAACAGATATTTCGCCGCCGTCGGATGATTGCCGCAAAAAGCGTCAGCCGCCGACGGCAACGGACATTTCTCGCTTATTTCGCGCTGCGTAACGCTTTGGCGGCACGACCATAAACCGCACGATAAACCTTGAAGCGACCGGTCTGCGCCAGCACTTCATGACTGCCGAAGGTTTCGTCCAGTACCTGGGCATACGGCAAAAAGGCGTTAGCCACGATACGCAGCTCGCCGCCGGTGTTCAGATGCTTCGCCGCGCCGCGGATCAGCGTCTGAGCAGCATCAAGGCTGGTTTGCGTGCCTTCATGAAACGGCGGGTTGGAGATGATCATATCGAAGCGGCCGGTAACGTCAGAGAAGACGTTGCTCGGGAACACTTCGCCTTCCAGCTGATTGGCTGCCAGCGTCGCTTTACTGGCCGCGACGGCCGCTGCGTTGACGTCGGTCAGGGTCAGACGCACCTTCGGCGAATGGCTGGCCAGCGTGGCAGAAAGCACACCTGCGCCACAGCCGACGTCCAGTACTTTGCCTTTGGTATGCGCGCTCAGCGTAGACAGCAGCAGGCGGCTGCCGGCATCAAGGCCATCACGGCTGAAGACGCCAGGCAAGGTTTTAATGGTCAGGCCATCCACTTCGTAGCTGTGCCAGAAGCTCTCTGCATCAAAGTCAGGACGGGTTTCCAGCTTGCCATGATAGAGGCCACAACGGCGGGCGCTGTCGATTTTATCCAGCTTTGCCCACGCCTCAACCATGCCTTCCGCGCTGCGCACGCCGCTACGGTTTTCGCCGATCACAAACAGATCGCAGCCTTCAGGCAGCAGGGAGAGCAGGTTTTGCAGCTGGTACTGCGCTTCTGGCTTGCTCTTTGGCCAGTAGTAAACCAGCGTATCGCAATCGCTGACGTCATCGGCGGTTGCCACCAGGCTAAAACGCGCGTTCTCTTCCAGGCGCGGGCTAAGCAACTGCCAGTGATGGTATTGCTGAGTAAAGACTTTGCTGAGCTGCGTCTCAAGCTGGGCGGGCAGGTCATCCTGCAGATCGCCGGCAAACAGCACGCGGCGTTCGGTAAATTCATCACTGTGGCGCAGGATTACTTCGCTGGCCGGGGAAAAAGCGGGCATGGTTGGCTCCTTAAAAAACTGAGGGCAGAGTATAGTGGTTTGTTGGCGCATGTTCGATGGGTTTGCTAGCATAGCGCCGCATTCTTGTGGCTAAAACGGGTTAATATTATGGCTTCCAGGCGTGACTGGCTGTTACAGCAGATGGGCATTACGCAGTATCAGCTGCGGCGTCCGCGCGCATTGAAAGGTGAAATAGCCCTGACGGTGGCGCCCGATACGCGGCTGTTGATCGTGGCGACGGTACCGCCAGCGCTGGATGATGCGCTGGTGGCTGATGTGCTGCGCGCGCTGGCGCTCGAGCCGCATCAGGTGATGCCGCTGACGCCCGATCAGGTAGCAATGCTGCCGGAAGAGGGCGAGTACGCCAGCTGGTGCCTTGGCCTGAGCGATCCGCTGACGCGCGCAGGCATTCAGCTCGATTCTCCGGCTTTAGATGAGCTTTATTACAACGGCGCGGCGAAACGCGCACTCTGGCGACAAATTTGTGAACATGACGGCCATCTCCTTTCTCACCCCGAATGATTTACCGCAGGCGTTTGCCATTGAGCAGCGCAGCCACGCTTTTCCGTGGACGGAAAAAACCCTTGCCAGCAATCAGGGCGAGCGCTACCTGAATTATCGGCTGACGGTCGACGACACGCTGGCCGCTTTTGCCATCACGCAGGTGGTGCTGGATGAAGCAACGCTGTTTAACATTGCGGTCGATCCGGCGTTCCAGCGGCGGGGTTTTGGCCGTCAGCTGCTACTGCATCTGATTGATGCACTGCTGCAGCGCGATGTGCTGACCCTGTGGCTGGAAGTGCGCGCGTCCAATCAGGCCGCGATTCAACTCTATGAATCCCTGGAATTTAATCAGGTATCGCTGCGCCGCAACTATTATCCCACGGCCACCGGCCGTGAAGATGCGATCATTATGGCGCTGACGCTGTAATCGTCGCCCGACTTGTGAGGAAACGATGTTAGCTAACTGGGACTGGATTCTTTTCGACGCCGACGACACCCTGTTTCACTTTGACGCTTTTGCCGGACTGCAACAGCTGTTTCGTCAGTATGACGTGGCTTTTTCCGCAGGTGATTACGCCGATTATCAGGCGATCAACAAGCCGCTGTGGGTGGAATATCAGAATGGCGCCATTAGCGCGCTGCAACTGCAGCATCAGCGCTTTACTCCGTGGGCGGAGCGGCTGAACGTCACGCCGGATACGCTCAACAGCGGCTTTTTAAACGCCATGGCGGAGATTTGCGTGCCGCTGAAAGGTGCCGTTAATCTGATCGAACGCCTGAAGGGCGAAGTGAAGATGGGCATCATTACCAACGGTTTTACCGCGCTGCAACAGGCGCGGCTACAGCGCACCGGCTTTCTGGGCTTCTTCGATCTGCTGGTGATCTCGGAGCAGGTTGGCGTGGCTAAACCGCACCCCGATATCTTCAATCACGCGCTGGAAAAAATGGGCCATCCGCCGCGCGATCGCGTGCTAATGGTGGGCGATAATCCCGACTCCGACATTTTAGGCGGCATCAACGCCGGGCTGAAAACCTGCTGGCTGAACGCCGACGGGCGCAGCAAGCCAGAGCAGATTACGCCAGACTGGGAAGTAGCCTCGCTGCATGAGCTCGAAACCCTGCTGTTTGCCTGAGGGGTTTCATCGTTGCCGGCGTGACGCCTCAGCCGCTTTTCTGCATGATTACGCGGCATTGCATTGTTTAACCCTCACAGATCGGCGAAAATGCCGGCCATCGTGAATTCCCGGCCCGGTAGCCAGCGGGCTGCCGGGCGCTGAAACAGAAGACCTATCCATGTCAAATGCACCCTTTATGCAAGAAGTGGCGCGTCGCCGCACTTTTGCCATTATTTCGCACCCCGATGCCGGTAAGACCACCATCACTGAAAAAGTGCTGCTGTTCGGACAGGCGATCCAGACCGCCGGTACGGTAAAAGGCCGTGGCTCCAACCAGCACGCCAAATCGGACTGGATGGAGATGGAAAAGCAGCGTGGTATTTCGATCACGACCTCGGTGATGCAGTTTCCTTACCGTGAAAGCCTGGTCAACCTGCTGGACACGCCGGGACACGAAGACTTCTCGGAAGATACCTACCGTACGCTGACGGCGGTGGACTGCTGCCTGATGGTCATCGACGCGGCAAAAGGCGTTGAGGATCGTACCCGCAAGCTGATGGAAGTGACGCGACTGCGCGATACGCCAATCATCACCTTTATGAACAAGCTGGACCGCGATATTCGCGATCCTATGGAGCTGCTGGATGAGGTGGAGAGCGAACTGAAAATCGCCTGTGCGCCCATCACCTGGCCCATTGGCTGCGGCAAACTGTTTAAAGGCGTGTATCACCTTTATAAAGATGAAACCTACCTTTATCAGTCAGGCAAAGGCAGCACCATTCAGGAAGTGCGCATCGTCAAAGGTTTACACAACCCGGATCTCGATCAGGCGGTAGGCGAAGAGCTGGCCGCGCAGCTGCGTGAAGAGCTGGAGCTGGTGCAGGGCGCATCGCATGAGTTTGAGCAGGATGCCTTTTTACAGGGTTCGCTAACGCCGGTGTTTTTCGGCACTGCGCTGGGCAACTTTGGCGTTGATCACATGCTGGATGGCCTGGTGTCGTGGGCACCGCCACCGATGCCGCGCAAAACCGATGCGCGTGTGGTTGAAGCCCATGAAGACAAGTTCACCGGCTTTGTGTTTAAGATTCAGGCCAATATGGACCCGAAACACCGTGACCGCGTCGCCTTTATGCGCGTGGTGTCCGGTAAGTATGAAAAAGGCATGAAGCTGCGCCAGGTGCGCACCGGCAAAGACGTGGTGATTTCCGATGCGCTGACCTTTATGGCGGGCGATCGTACCCACGTGGAAGAAGCCTGGCCGGGCGATATCATCGGCCTGCATAACCACGGCACCATTCAGATTGGCGATACCTTTACCCAGGGCGAAAATCTGAAGTTCACCGGCATCCCTAACTTTGCGCCAGAGCTGTTCCGTCGTATTCGTCTGCGCGATCCGCTGAAGCAGAAGCAGCTGTTGAAAGGGCTGGTGCAGCTGTCGGAAGAGGGCGCAGTGCAGGTCTTCCGTCCGGTGCACAACAACGATTTGATCGTCGGCGCGGTGGGTGTACTGCAGTTTGATGTGGTCGTGGCGCGTCTGAAAAGCGAATACAATGTTGAGGCGATCTACGAAGCGATTAACGTCTCGACTGCCCGCTGGGTAGATTGCCCGGACGTGAAGAAATTCGACGAATTTCAGCGCAAAAACGAAGTCAATCTGGCGCTGGATGGCGGTGACAATCTTACCTACATTGCGCCAACCATGGTGAACCTGAATATCACTCAGGAACGCTATCCGGAAGTGGTGTTCCGTAAAACCCGCGAACACTAATAGCGGGATTGACGTCGGGGCGCATTATAATGTGCGCCCCGGCCCATAAAAATCGCTCACCTCTGCTGTTTTCTCAGCATGCATCGCTACAGACTCCTCTTAAAAAATTCCTTTCCCCTGTTTTCTAACCAAAAAATCAAGCAGAACGGAAATTGCCGTCTATGATTACTTCATCGGGTGCGGTGTTATACGGGTTAATTCCGTACCACCCGTTTCAACAGCAAGCGTAAATTTTGCTGTAAGCCTGCAGATGCAGGTGAATCAACTGATAGAAGGAAGAAATCGATGAACAAGACTAAGATTGCTAAAACTCTGATGGCTGTACTGGTTGGTTCTGCGCTGATGAGTGGTTCTGCTCTGGCAGAAGAAACCATGACCCATAAAGCACAGAACACCGCCGACAGCGCAGGTTCTAAAATCGATAGTTCTATGAAAAAAGTCGATGGTTTTATGGATGACAGCGGTGTTACTGCCAAAGCAAAAGCTGCACTGGTAGATGACGACGCAATTAAAAGCACAGACATTTCCGTTAAAACGCACAACGGCGTGGTCACGCTGAGCGGTTTCGTTACCTCTCAGGATCAGGCAGAAAAAGCCGTCGCGTTGGTTAAAAAAGTTGAAGGCGTGAAATCCGTTAGCGATAAGCTACACGTTAAAGACAGCAAAAATCAGTCAGTTAAAGGTTATGCAGGCGATGCTGCAACAACCAGCGAAATTAAGGCTAAACTGTTAGCAGATGACATCATCCCTTCACGTAAAGTGAAAGTGGAAACCAATGATGGCGTTGTTCTGTTATCAGGAACCGTCGATAACAAAGCGCAGTCAGACCGCGCAGAAGGTATCGCAAAAGCCATTGAAGGCGTGAAAAGCGTTAAAAACGACCTGACCGTTAAATCGTAATGATTTATGCAGCCTGTTCGCAGGCTGCAGTCGGTATATAAAAAGACGATTCGCGGGATACTCCCCTGGATTGGATGCACAAGCAGTTCGATTTCACTATGGTTAAGGAGAGGCTTATGTTTCGTTGGGGTATTATTTTTCTGGTCATTGCACTGATTGCAGCCGCGTTGGGTTTTGGTGGCTTGGCGGGTACCGCAGCATGGGCCGCTAAAGTTGTCTTCGTGGTAGGTATCATCCTGTTCCTGATCAGCCTGTTCACGGGCCGTAAGCGCCTCTAGAACAGTTGATCGCCTGTAAGATCGGAGTTCAGTCATGAATGGCGACATCGTCGTTGGCAAATGGAAACAATGGAAAGGCCAGATGTGGCTGGTTTGGGCAGAGTGGTTTGATAACGATGCTGTCTGGACCGCAGGGAATAATGACTGGTTTTCCGGTATCGTACAGGAAGATTACGGCAGAGAACGTCTGAACAACGCCTGCACAGAAAAACGCCCTCGCTGAG
The sequence above is drawn from the Duffyella gerundensis genome and encodes:
- a CDS encoding DUF1435 domain-containing protein, whose translation is MIIAMFTACGLWGVSWFMGKRLDSAWGVLLPCTALPLLAMMQLSYSEWRLVMIIALLLTATMLFHKTLRHYLLLPSCLALAGALAAISLNFTTG
- the rsmC gene encoding 16S rRNA (guanine(1207)-N(2))-methyltransferase RsmC; its protein translation is MPAFSPASEVILRHSDEFTERRVLFAGDLQDDLPAQLETQLSKVFTQQYHHWQLLSPRLEENARFSLVATADDVSDCDTLVYYWPKSKPEAQYQLQNLLSLLPEGCDLFVIGENRSGVRSAEGMVEAWAKLDKIDSARRCGLYHGKLETRPDFDAESFWHSYEVDGLTIKTLPGVFSRDGLDAGSRLLLSTLSAHTKGKVLDVGCGAGVLSATLASHSPKVRLTLTDVNAAAVAASKATLAANQLEGEVFPSNVFSDVTGRFDMIISNPPFHEGTQTSLDAAQTLIRGAAKHLNTGGELRIVANAFLPYAQVLDETFGSHEVLAQTGRFKVYRAVYGRAAKALRSAK
- a CDS encoding DNA polymerase III subunit psi — encoded protein: MASRRDWLLQQMGITQYQLRRPRALKGEIALTVAPDTRLLIVATVPPALDDALVADVLRALALEPHQVMPLTPDQVAMLPEEGEYASWCLGLSDPLTRAGIQLDSPALDELYYNGAAKRALWRQICEHDGHLLSHPE
- the rimI gene encoding ribosomal protein S18-alanine N-acetyltransferase, which translates into the protein MTAISFLTPNDLPQAFAIEQRSHAFPWTEKTLASNQGERYLNYRLTVDDTLAAFAITQVVLDEATLFNIAVDPAFQRRGFGRQLLLHLIDALLQRDVLTLWLEVRASNQAAIQLYESLEFNQVSLRRNYYPTATGREDAIIMALTL
- the yjjG gene encoding pyrimidine 5'-nucleotidase, whose translation is MLANWDWILFDADDTLFHFDAFAGLQQLFRQYDVAFSAGDYADYQAINKPLWVEYQNGAISALQLQHQRFTPWAERLNVTPDTLNSGFLNAMAEICVPLKGAVNLIERLKGEVKMGIITNGFTALQQARLQRTGFLGFFDLLVISEQVGVAKPHPDIFNHALEKMGHPPRDRVLMVGDNPDSDILGGINAGLKTCWLNADGRSKPEQITPDWEVASLHELETLLFA
- the prfC gene encoding peptide chain release factor 3, yielding MSNAPFMQEVARRRTFAIISHPDAGKTTITEKVLLFGQAIQTAGTVKGRGSNQHAKSDWMEMEKQRGISITTSVMQFPYRESLVNLLDTPGHEDFSEDTYRTLTAVDCCLMVIDAAKGVEDRTRKLMEVTRLRDTPIITFMNKLDRDIRDPMELLDEVESELKIACAPITWPIGCGKLFKGVYHLYKDETYLYQSGKGSTIQEVRIVKGLHNPDLDQAVGEELAAQLREELELVQGASHEFEQDAFLQGSLTPVFFGTALGNFGVDHMLDGLVSWAPPPMPRKTDARVVEAHEDKFTGFVFKIQANMDPKHRDRVAFMRVVSGKYEKGMKLRQVRTGKDVVISDALTFMAGDRTHVEEAWPGDIIGLHNHGTIQIGDTFTQGENLKFTGIPNFAPELFRRIRLRDPLKQKQLLKGLVQLSEEGAVQVFRPVHNNDLIVGAVGVLQFDVVVARLKSEYNVEAIYEAINVSTARWVDCPDVKKFDEFQRKNEVNLALDGGDNLTYIAPTMVNLNITQERYPEVVFRKTREH
- the osmY gene encoding molecular chaperone OsmY — encoded protein: MNKTKIAKTLMAVLVGSALMSGSALAEETMTHKAQNTADSAGSKIDSSMKKVDGFMDDSGVTAKAKAALVDDDAIKSTDISVKTHNGVVTLSGFVTSQDQAEKAVALVKKVEGVKSVSDKLHVKDSKNQSVKGYAGDAATTSEIKAKLLADDIIPSRKVKVETNDGVVLLSGTVDNKAQSDRAEGIAKAIEGVKSVKNDLTVKS
- a CDS encoding DUF1328 domain-containing protein; this translates as MFRWGIIFLVIALIAAALGFGGLAGTAAWAAKVVFVVGIILFLISLFTGRKRL
- a CDS encoding CsbD family protein encodes the protein MNGDIVVGKWKQWKGQMWLVWAEWFDNDAVWTAGNNDWFSGIVQEDYGRERLNNACTEKRPR